A region of Panicum virgatum strain AP13 chromosome 8N, P.virgatum_v5, whole genome shotgun sequence DNA encodes the following proteins:
- the LOC120686206 gene encoding serine carboxypeptidase-like 45, which produces MAMPAAPVSCSSRALAMVLALVATALCCRLGSCDGAAADRIRRLPGQPEVSFGQYSGYVGVDDAGKRALFYYFVEAEVDPASKPLVLWLNGGPGCSSLGVGAFSENGPFRPSGQVLVKNEYSWNKEANVIYLETPAGVGYSYSADAAYYQGVDDKMTATDNMVFLQRWLQKFPQYKGRDLYIAGESYAGHYIPQLAEAMVEHNTKDKIFNLKGIALGNPVLEFATDFNSRAEYFWSHGLISDGTYRVFTAVCNYSRYVSEYYGGSLSPLCARVMNQVTRETSRFVDKYDVTLDVCLSSVLSQSKALSPRQQAGQRIDVCVEDETVRYLNRRDVQAAMHARLVGVDKWAVCSSVLEYELLNLQIPTINIVGSLVKSGIRVLVYSGDQDSVIPLTGSRTLVQNLAHDMGLKTTTPYRVWFEGQQVGGWTQIYGGGTLSFATIRGASHEAPFSQPGRSLVLFRAFLQGQPLPETFS; this is translated from the exons atggcgatgccAGCAGCTCCGGTGAGCTGCTCCAGCAGGGCACTGGCCATGGTGCTCGCGCTCGTCGCTACGGCGCTGTGCTGCCGCCTGGGTTCTTGCGACGGAGCTGCCGCCGACAGGATCAGGCGGCTCCCCGGGCAGCCGGAGGTGAGCTTCGGCCAGTACTCCGGCTACGTCGGCGTGGACGACGCCGGCAAGAGGGCGCTCTTCTACTACTTCGTCGAGGCCGAGGTCGACCCTGCCTCCAAGCCTCTCGTCCTCTGGCTCAATGGAG GCCCCGGGTGTTCTTCACTGGGTGTAGGGGCCTTCTCGGAGAACGGCCCCTTCAGGCCTAGTGGGCAGGTGCTGGTGAAGAATGAATACAGCTGGAACAAAG AGGCCAATGTGATTTACCTGGAGACGCCGGCTGGTGTAGGCTACTCCTACTCTGCTGATGCTGCCTACTACCAGGGCGTGGATGACAAGATGACGG CCACGGACAACATGGTGTTCCTGCAAAGGTGGCTCCAAAAGTTCCCACAGTACAAGGGCAGAGACCTCTACATCGCCGGAGAAAGCTACGCAG GGCACTACATCCCACAGCTCGCCGAGGCCATGGTCGAGCACAACACCAAGGACAAGATCTTCAACCTCAAAGGCATCGCT CTGGGCAACCCTGTGCTGGAGTTCGCGACGGACTTCAACTCCCGCGCCGAGTACTTCTGGTCGCACGGCCTCATCTCCGACGGCACCTACCGCGTCTTCACCGCCGTCTGCAACTACTCCCGCTACGTCTCCGAGTACTACGGCGGCTCGCTGTCGCCGCTGTGCGCCCGGGTGATGAACCAGGTCACCCGCGAGACCAGCCGCTTCGTCGACAAGTACGACGTCACCCTCGACGTCTGCCTCTCCTCGGTGCTCTCGCAGTCCAAGGCCCTGTCGCCGCGCCAGCAGGCCGGCCAGCGGATCGACGTCTGCGTCGAGGACGAGACCGTCCGGTACCTCAACCGCCGCGACGTGCAGGCGGCGATGCACGCCAGGCTCGTCGGCGTCGACAAGTGGGCCGTCTGCAGCAG TGTTCTTGAGTACGAGCTGCTCAACCTGCAGATCCCCACCATCAACATTGTCGGGTCGCTCGTCAAGTCCGGCATTAGGGTGCTGGTTTACAG CGGCGATCAGGACTCGGTGATCCCTCTAACTGGAAGCCGAACACTGGTGCAGAATTTGGCTCATGACATGGGCCTCAAGACGACCACACCATACCGGGTTTGGTTCGAGGGCCAGCAG GTTGGAGGATGGACTCAGATTTACGGTGGCGGCACGCTGTCCTTCGCCACCATCAGGGGGGCCTCCCACGAGGCGCCGTTCTCGCAGCCCGGTCGGTCGCTGGTGCTCTTCAGAGCCTTCCTGCAGGGCCAGCCTCTGCCTGAAACCTTCTCATGA